The DNA segment TGTTTACCACCAATTATGATCACTTTGCGCCTATCATAAAAAATAATATCCCCCTGGTGTTCTATGATCGCGTTCCAATGGACTTCCAGGGTTATACCATTACCGGAGACGATTTCAGAGGAGGGTTTCTCGCCACAGAACATCTTATCCAACAAGGATGCCGCCGCATAGCCCACTTTTCGGGTGTGCTCACCTGCAATCTTTACCAACACCGGCTTGCCGGCTACAAAGCTGCCCTGGCTCAATATGGTATCCCTTTTGACGAACAGCTGTTATATATTCATAATCTGACCACAGATGCTGCTACAGCGGCTGCTCAGCAGGTATTCTCACAGGATACACTACCGGATGGACTCTTTTCAGCAAATGATACATCTGCAGTGGCATTTATCCAGGAGGCCAGAAGGAGAGGCATTGCAATTCCAAAGCAAATCAAAGTAGTAGGATACGCAAATGACTTATCTTCCCGCATTATTACTCCCTCACTCACCACTATAGAACAATCAGGCTATAATATGGGACAAAAAGCGGTAGAAACACTGGTACAACTCATCAATCCAGGAGATAATGTCAAAGTAACTCAAAACTATGTGTTCCCTGTAGAGCTGATCCTGAGAGAATCTACCCAGGCATAATACTCGTTTATATTTTATCAATAACCGCCTACATCTTATATGAAAAATCAGATTATTACCAGCCTTTCCATACTGACGATCGCTGCTTTAAGTAGTTGCAACCGGCATATTTATGTTCCCAATGCGGTAAATGCGCCGTTGCTGAAAGAAAAATATGAATTCAAAGGAAATATCACACCTACCAACCTGCAGACCGCTTTTGCAATCACAGATAATATTGCCCTGATGGCCAATGGTCAGTATGTCTATAATTATAACTTTGATGCCGGCAATAATAACAATAACGACCTTTTTATTGATAATAACACTCGTGGTGGGGTAATTGAAGGGGCTGTTGGCTTTTTTAAGCCACTTGATCTCAAGCAGCGAATGGTGTTTGATGTATATGGCGGGTATGGTAATGGCCGCTTTAAAACACTGGATAAAGGCTACGATAATAGCAACACCCCGTCTAACCCAAATGATTATTTATTAAAAACTCATTTTAATAAGTTTTTCCTGCAGCCTAGTATTGGCTTTGTACATCCGGTGATTGAAGCTGCCTTCAGTTCCCGCTTTTCTGTAGTAAAATTCTATGATCTTTATACAGGTGCGAAAGCATTTGAAAATGATGCTAACCGCAAACTCAACTTTCTGCAGATCCAGGAAAAAGCGCTGCCATTCTTTG comes from the Chitinophaga sp. H8 genome and includes:
- a CDS encoding LacI family DNA-binding transcriptional regulator, whose protein sequence is MKERTNKVTIYDIAQALNLSASTVSRALQNNPLINEETREKVQQMSTEMGYVPNWIASSLRKKRSNILGLIVPRTSMYFQSTAISGIQHEAHKYGFSIVIGQSDDTVAMEKELVQTFFSLRVDGLLAVSSMFTTNYDHFAPIIKNNIPLVFYDRVPMDFQGYTITGDDFRGGFLATEHLIQQGCRRIAHFSGVLTCNLYQHRLAGYKAALAQYGIPFDEQLLYIHNLTTDAATAAAQQVFSQDTLPDGLFSANDTSAVAFIQEARRRGIAIPKQIKVVGYANDLSSRIITPSLTTIEQSGYNMGQKAVETLVQLINPGDNVKVTQNYVFPVELILRESTQA